Proteins encoded by one window of Xenopus tropicalis strain Nigerian chromosome 6, UCB_Xtro_10.0, whole genome shotgun sequence:
- the tbx20 gene encoding T-box transcription factor TBX20, translating into MEYTPSPKPQLSSRANAFSIAALMSSGTPKDKETQESTIKPLEQFVEKSSCSQPLGDISIVDSHGEFTNSPSSLCTEPLIPTTPVIPSEEMAKISCSLETKELWDKFHDLGTEMIITKSGRRMFPTIRVSFSGVDADAKYIVLMDIVPVDNKRYRYAYHRSSWLVAGKADPPLPARLYVHPDSPFTGEQLLKQMVSFEKVKLTNNELDQHGHIILNSMHKYQPRVHIIKKKDHTASLLNLKSEEFRTFIFQETVFTAVTAYQNQLITKLKIDSNPFAKGFRDSSRLTDIERESVESLIQKHSYARSPIRTYGDEDVLGEDGQTMQSRGSAFTTSENLSLSSWVSSTSGFSGFQHPQSLTALGTSTASLATPIPHPIQGTLPPYSRLGMPITPSALASSMQGSGPTFPSFHMPRYHHYFQQGPYAAIQGLRHSSAVMTPFV; encoded by the exons ATGGAATACACACCCTCTCCCAAACCCCAGCTCTCCTCTAGGGCTAACGCCTTCTCCATAGCTGCTTTAATGTCAAGTGGGACACCCAAGGACAAAGAGACACAGGAGAGCACCATCAAACCACTGG AACAATTTGTGGAGAAGTCATCTTGCAGTCAGCCCCTGGGTGACATTTCCATTGTGGATTCCCATGGGGAGTTTACTAATAGCCCTTCATCCCTGTGTACTGAGCCTTTAATCCCAACCACACCAGTCATccccagtgaagagatggcaaaGATCTCTTGCAGTCTAGAAACCAAGGAGCTATGGGACAAATTCCATGACCTGGGGACAGAAATGATCATCACAAAGTCTGGCAG GAGAATGTTTCCTACAATCCGAGTTTCCTTTTCTGGAGTGGATGCAGATGCCAAGTATATTGTCTTAATGGACATTGTTCCAGTTGACAATAAAAGATACAGATATGCATATCACAGATCTTCATGGTTGGTGGCTGGAAAAGCAGACCCTCCCTTACCTGCCAG GCTGTATGTTCATCCTGACTCTCCATTTACTGGGGAGCAACTTCTGAAACAAATGGTGTCTTTTGAAAAAGTCAAGCTGACAAACAATGAGCTGGATCAGCATGGACAT ATTATCCTAAATTCAATGCACAAGTATCAACCGCGAGTTCACATTATTAAGAAAAAAGACCACACAGCATCATTGTTGAATCTTAAATCTGAAGAGTTCAGGACATTTATATTCCAGGAAACAGTTTTTACTGCAGTTACAGCCTATCAGAACCAACtg ATAACCAAACTGAAAATTGATAGCAACCCCTTTGCGAAAGGATTCAGAGACTCTTCTAGACTCACTGATATTGAGAG AGAAAGTGTGGAAAGCCTCATTCAAAAACATTCTTATGCAAGATCCCCAATCCGAACTTATGGAGATGAGGATGTCCTTGGGGAAGATGGGCAAACAATGCAGAGCAGAG GATCAGCTTTCACGACTTCAGAAAACCTGTCTCTAAGTTCTTGGGTATCCTCCACTTCAGGGTTTTCTGGGTTTCAGCACCCACAGTCATTGACAGCACTGGGAACCAGCACAGCATCTCTCGCCACACCAATCCCACATCCGATTCAGGGGACACTGCCTCCCTATAGTCGACTTGGCATGCCAATTACACCTTCAGCACTTGCAAGCTCCATGCAAGGCAGTGGGCCTACATTCCCTTCCTTCCATATGCCCAGGTACCATCATTACTTTCAGCAGGGGCCATATGCTGCTATTCAAGGATTGCGACACTCATCTGCAGTAATGACACCATTTGTATGA